Part of the Deltaproteobacteria bacterium genome is shown below.
TCATGGCGACTGGAGCGGCTGGGATATTTGAGCCCGGCTGAGTATCGTGAGCAACACTTGACCAAACTAGCCGCATGAGGCTAAACTGGTGTCCAGAAATCCGGGTGCAGTACAGGTTATTGAAAATGCGAAAAAAAGACCAGGAGATTACAGATAAAGAATTGATAGAAGCCATAATAGATAAGGCCACTGTCTGCAGGATTGCCTTTTCTGAAAAAAATATTCCATATATTATCCCTGTAAATTTTGGCCATAAAGATGGCTGCTTGTATATTCATTCCGCCCCTGAAGGAAAAAAGATTGACATGATAAAAAATAATAATAATGTCTGCTTTGAGGTGGATATCGATCATGAACTGATAAAATCAGATAGCCCGTGTCATTTTTCAATGAAATATCAGAGCGTTATTGGCTTTGGCAAGGCCTTTTTTATTGAAGGCCTCGAAGAAAAGAAAATGGCCTTAGATCTTATCGTCGGCCACTATTCAGACGGATCACGTGAATATCCTGAAAAAATCGTCAGACATGTAACCATTATTAAAGTTGAAATAGATCATATGACCGGGAAGCAGTCAGGATTTGGGCCCCAACAGGATTAATTGTAAAGGGCTGTGAAAAGCAAATGCGTGAAGTTTACTCTTGATATTGCTGATGATATGAATAAAAGATAGAATTGATCCATTTTCGCAAAACGCTTTAGCTTATAATTCGAATTTGCTTAAACGGAGTTTACAGAATGGACATTAACATCCAGAAGGCCATCATCCAAGATAAGTCTATTCTTCGAAATTTGCTGGAACTGTGTCATCATGATTACAGCGAGTTTAATCCGAAGGACGTGAATGAGCATGGACTTTTTGGATACAAATATCTCGACCACTACTGGATCGAGTCCGGGCGTTATCCTTTCCTGGTGAGAGTATCTGGCAAGTTGGCTGGGTTCGTTCTTGTGCGGGATATTGATTTTTTTGATAATAAAGTCACCCACACCGTTGCCGAATTTTTTATTTTGAGGAAGTTTAGGCGCCAGGGGACAGGCCAAAAAGTGGCGCACCGTATCTTTGATATGTTCCCGGGCAGATGGGGGGTGGAGCAGGAGGACGTAAATCTTCCAGCGCAGGCCTTTTGGCGAAAGGTCATTTTCCGTTACACAAAGGGTCAGTTCAAGGAAATGGAGGATAAAAACTGGAAAGGTCCTATCCAGGAATTCAACACTTAGCACCGCGGATCTTTTCAATATGGAGGTGAACGAATCTGGGTGGCCAGGAGAGGCTAACCCCCGTTTTGGTCAATTTATCATGAGATGCAATTGAATATTATGGTATGTTAAGGATGATGGATTTTTCCGTGGTTTGTATAGACATGTTTCAGACGCTCGTTGATGTCAACAGCAGGCGTCACCTGTTCTGGCATGAGGTTTTACAGGAGAAGTACTCAGAGCGATTGGCCGAGGAGTATTCCGCGTCGTGGGTTGAGTTATTTAATGAACGTTTTAATGATGCTGCCAGGTTGAGCTCCGGGTTTGCAACTGTCAAGTCAATCGCTGCAATTTGTTTTGACAAAGTGTTTACCAAAACCGGCCTGACTTTCGATTCGGAACATGCAGCTCAGATGTGGATTGATGAACATAAGTTAGCGCCTCCATACGATGACACAAAGGTATTCCTTCAATCCGTCAGCGCATATTTCCCTGTTTGTCTCGTGAGCGACGCAGATGATGAAATGATCTGGCCGCACCTCGAG
Proteins encoded:
- a CDS encoding GNAT family N-acetyltransferase → MDINIQKAIIQDKSILRNLLELCHHDYSEFNPKDVNEHGLFGYKYLDHYWIESGRYPFLVRVSGKLAGFVLVRDIDFFDNKVTHTVAEFFILRKFRRQGTGQKVAHRIFDMFPGRWGVEQEDVNLPAQAFWRKVIFRYTKGQFKEMEDKNWKGPIQEFNT
- a CDS encoding HAD family hydrolase — translated: MMDFSVVCIDMFQTLVDVNSRRHLFWHEVLQEKYSERLAEEYSASWVELFNERFNDAARLSSGFATVKSIAAICFDKVFTKTGLTFDSEHAAQMWIDEHKLAPPYDDTKVFLQSVSAYFPVCLVSDADDEMIWPHLEKYQFDMVFISERFKAYKNTPDGKLFRAVINHYQTVPQKVIHIGDGYNDIGGANRVGITACWLNRDRRKWNHNVKPNHEVASLIEAASLLGIQVNNIIRDD
- a CDS encoding pyridoxamine 5'-phosphate oxidase family protein — protein: MRKKDQEITDKELIEAIIDKATVCRIAFSEKNIPYIIPVNFGHKDGCLYIHSAPEGKKIDMIKNNNNVCFEVDIDHELIKSDSPCHFSMKYQSVIGFGKAFFIEGLEEKKMALDLIVGHYSDGSREYPEKIVRHVTIIKVEIDHMTGKQSGFGPQQD